DNA from Leptospira bandrabouensis:
TTCTCGAAACTTCTTTTCAAAGGTATCGATACTTAAATTCAAAACGGAGGCAATGTCATTGATTTTGATTTTTCCTTGCGACAAGTGCATTTGAGAAATCGCTTCCAAAATACGTTTATCAATGATTTGTTTTTGGATCATTTTTAATAAAAATTTCTCAACATGATCTATCTTCGAATGATTGTCCTTTGATTCCAATAATTGTGAATACATCTCATTTAAATCTGATTGATTCCATAAATCATATCCAGAAATCCCAACTTCATTCAATTCCTTCATAGACATATTGAAAAAAGAAAAAGCACCCCATGGTTGGAACTTAACAATCAAAATTTCTGCTCCTTTCGAAAGTGTATTATGTTTTACTGTTTTACGTAAACCCGACAAAGAGATAATCGGTAAACTTTTAGAATCCGAATGGATTCGGTAGTGATGATTCCCTTTGAGTTTGATGGTCAAAACAAACGAATGGTGCGGAATGATAGATTTAATAAAACTTTCCTCACATTGGATGAGGAGATAACTTTCTATATAAGGGCTGAGTTGTAGTCGAGGTTTGT
Protein-coding regions in this window:
- a CDS encoding helix-turn-helix transcriptional regulator, which produces MVPTVFEYKPRLQLSPYIESYLLIQCEESFIKSIIPHHSFVLTIKLKGNHHYRIHSDSKSLPIISLSGLRKTVKHNTLSKGAEILIVKFQPWGAFSFFNMSMKELNEVGISGYDLWNQSDLNEMYSQLLESKDNHSKIDHVEKFLLKMIQKQIIDKRILEAISQMHLSQGKIKINDIASVLNLSIDTFEKKFREVIGSTPKQFSSIIRMNSVIQEIRKYNSLTRLAYDFGYFDQSHFIREFKSFTGKTPTEFLT